Proteins from one Panicum virgatum strain AP13 chromosome 7K, P.virgatum_v5, whole genome shotgun sequence genomic window:
- the LOC120640429 gene encoding uncharacterized protein LOC120640429 isoform X2, whose translation MLRFYEIIYKRQEMSSMLQSENTKDYLAHRSTESVHRSTRFLIGDDMEQKAAGIVLWDMLWSCFRTTICICKGILVFAVLPSDPKVNGTKSKFQLWLLFSLLLQAYLKYHLRPQFGILQYCNSLRFAATDEYRPLIKAMEYMALNQLKLH comes from the exons ATGCTGAG ATTCTATGAGATCATTTACAAGCGTCAGGAAATGTCTTCGATGCTGCAATCAGAAAATACAAAAGATTATTTGGCACATAGAAGCACAGAATCTGTTCACAGATCCACAAGATTTCTGATAGGCGATGATATGGAGCAAAAGGCAGCAG GAATTGTACTTTGGGACATGCTCTGGTCATGCTTTAGAACTACAATTTGCATCTGTAAAGGGATCCTTGTGTTTGCAGTTCTGCCGTCGGACCCAAAAGTAAATGGAACAAAAAGCAAGTTTCAACTTTGGTTACTATTCTCACTATTGTTGCAGGCGTACCTCAAATACCACTTGAGGCCTCAATTTGGGATCCTACAATACTGCAACAGCCTTAGATTTGCTGCAACAGATGA GTACCGACCATTGATCAAGGCAATGGAATATATGGCACTGAACCAACTGAAACTTCACTGA
- the LOC120640429 gene encoding uncharacterized protein LOC120640429 isoform X1, whose translation MLRFYEIIYKRQEMSSMLQSENTKDYLAHRSTESVHRSTRFLIGDDMEQKAAAGIVLWDMLWSCFRTTICICKGILVFAVLPSDPKVNGTKSKFQLWLLFSLLLQAYLKYHLRPQFGILQYCNSLRFAATDEYRPLIKAMEYMALNQLKLH comes from the exons ATGCTGAG ATTCTATGAGATCATTTACAAGCGTCAGGAAATGTCTTCGATGCTGCAATCAGAAAATACAAAAGATTATTTGGCACATAGAAGCACAGAATCTGTTCACAGATCCACAAGATTTCTGATAGGCGATGATATGGAGCAAAAGGCAGCAG CAGGAATTGTACTTTGGGACATGCTCTGGTCATGCTTTAGAACTACAATTTGCATCTGTAAAGGGATCCTTGTGTTTGCAGTTCTGCCGTCGGACCCAAAAGTAAATGGAACAAAAAGCAAGTTTCAACTTTGGTTACTATTCTCACTATTGTTGCAGGCGTACCTCAAATACCACTTGAGGCCTCAATTTGGGATCCTACAATACTGCAACAGCCTTAGATTTGCTGCAACAGATGA GTACCGACCATTGATCAAGGCAATGGAATATATGGCACTGAACCAACTGAAACTTCACTGA